From Serinicoccus profundi, the proteins below share one genomic window:
- a CDS encoding HNH endonuclease signature motif containing protein: MGAAVSAVPLPRQGPLPTPSVLLRAVAGLTQQLQEVGTALSQEERVALLAGLETLKCAAEGAQATLTVDLHEQAARDREAGESELGHRRREREGVTLEVSVARRVSPHRARRLIDLARALEEDLPHTRAALSEGRISEYAASLVHSVTAPLTAQDRRVVDEGLAPRLGTMSERRLEKAAQSLAYEVDRRSYLERMSRATQDRFVSVRPAPEGMTRLSALLPLAEGVAVHASLLAHAKAARAGGDERTQAQLCADELVRRVTAVDPHREGMPVEVGLVMTDAALLAEADDPARVPGFGPIPAPVARRLALTGSTRPRRVPGTAEGSHGSAQADPSGWPSPTQKTWLRRIFLDPVDATVTEVDRRKRFFDGGLRRLILTRDQQCSMPFCDAPIAAVDHLVRDRDGGPTSVDNGAGVCESCNLDKEAEQLRTDPVRRFDGGRGVAVHTRYGQRRTTSPPPVLDTSADLVARRYGGQDPWWRGSGQRARPAAGSGGSVSSGASVSSTASVRSGASVRSGRAGGSSRPGSVGSPGGSSRSGSVGSPGGSSRSGRVGSPGGSSRSGKAGRPGTRAKPDDEPS, translated from the coding sequence ATGGGTGCAGCAGTCTCGGCGGTGCCGCTGCCACGGCAGGGTCCGCTACCCACGCCGTCGGTGCTGTTGCGGGCGGTCGCGGGGCTCACCCAGCAGTTGCAGGAGGTCGGCACGGCGCTCTCGCAGGAGGAGCGGGTCGCGCTCCTCGCGGGTCTCGAGACGCTCAAGTGTGCCGCCGAGGGGGCGCAGGCCACGTTGACGGTCGACCTGCACGAGCAGGCGGCGCGCGACCGGGAGGCTGGGGAGTCTGAGCTCGGGCACCGCCGACGCGAGCGTGAGGGGGTCACGCTCGAGGTCTCCGTGGCCCGGCGTGTCTCGCCGCACCGCGCCCGCCGCCTCATCGACCTCGCACGCGCACTCGAGGAGGATCTCCCACACACCCGTGCAGCGCTGTCCGAGGGGCGGATCAGCGAGTATGCCGCGAGTCTCGTGCACTCCGTCACGGCGCCGCTGACTGCGCAGGACCGCCGGGTGGTGGACGAGGGCCTTGCCCCCAGGCTCGGGACGATGTCCGAGCGCAGGCTGGAGAAGGCGGCGCAGTCCTTGGCCTACGAGGTGGATCGTCGCAGCTACCTCGAGCGGATGTCGCGGGCCACCCAGGATCGCTTCGTCAGCGTACGGCCCGCACCCGAGGGGATGACCCGGTTGTCCGCGCTGCTGCCGCTGGCCGAAGGAGTCGCCGTGCACGCGTCGTTGCTGGCGCATGCCAAGGCCGCGAGAGCCGGCGGTGACGAGCGCACCCAGGCCCAGCTCTGCGCTGATGAGCTGGTGCGTCGGGTCACGGCTGTCGACCCGCACCGTGAAGGTATGCCGGTCGAGGTCGGCCTCGTCATGACCGACGCCGCGCTCCTCGCCGAGGCCGATGACCCGGCGCGGGTGCCCGGCTTCGGTCCGATACCCGCTCCCGTGGCTCGACGACTCGCCCTGACCGGCTCGACCCGGCCGCGACGCGTGCCCGGGACAGCGGAAGGGAGTCACGGGTCGGCGCAGGCAGATCCGAGCGGCTGGCCGTCACCAACCCAGAAGACGTGGCTCCGCCGCATCTTCCTCGATCCGGTGGACGCCACGGTGACCGAGGTGGACCGGCGCAAGCGGTTCTTCGACGGCGGTCTGCGTCGGCTCATCCTCACCCGCGACCAGCAGTGCTCCATGCCCTTCTGTGACGCGCCAATCGCGGCCGTCGACCACCTCGTTCGTGACCGCGACGGCGGCCCCACCTCGGTCGACAACGGTGCGGGTGTCTGCGAGAGCTGCAACCTCGACAAGGAGGCCGAGCAGCTGAGGACCGACCCGGTGCGCCGGTTCGACGGCGGGCGGGGGGTAGCGGTGCACACCCGCTACGGCCAGCGCAGGACGACCTCCCCGCCACCGGTGCTGGACACCTCCGCCGACCTGGTCGCTCGCCGGTATGGCGGGCAAGACCCGTGGTGGCGAGGCAGTGGGCAGCGAGCGCGGCCGGCGGCGGGCTCCGGGGGTTCCGTGAGCTCCGGCGCAAGCGTGAGCTCCACCGCATCCGTCAGGTCAGGCGCATCCGTCAGGTCAGGCCGGGCGGGCGGCTCGAGCAGACCAGGCAGTGTAGGCAGCCCAGGCGGCTCGAGCAGATCAGGCAGTGTAGGCAGCCCAGGC
- a CDS encoding cryptochrome/photolyase family protein — protein sequence MTALLWLRRDLRRGDHPALLAARDAADGGVCVLFVVDPHLWERGGPVRRAWLAASLKAAQEDFEGRLVIRHGDPATVVPAVATEIEACSVHVTREVTPAGRRRDEAVRDALSDKDIDWVETGTPYAVGPGLVRNGSGDPYKVYTPFHRAWHEHGWPEPAAYPRSLELIEVDGHQKALDLLDVALREDDLPTMPEAGEKAALARWRDFRDEALDDYDGDRDRPAKDGTSRLSPYLKIGAIHPRTILADLADKRSQGAQTFEQEIAWREFYADVLLQNPRSAWADLRDALPGMRYDEPQDAIEAWKEGRTGYPIVDAGMRQLREVGWMHNRVRMITASFLTKDLHVWWPTGARWFLDRLVDGDIASNNHGWQWVAGTGTDASPYFRVFNPVTQGEKFDPTGDYVRRWLPELRHLSGKAAHQPWKADDGYAHDYPERIVDHAEERKEALSRYEAARR from the coding sequence ATGACCGCCCTGCTCTGGCTGCGCCGCGACCTGCGCCGCGGCGACCACCCCGCGCTGCTCGCGGCCCGCGACGCCGCCGACGGTGGGGTGTGCGTGCTCTTCGTCGTCGATCCCCACCTCTGGGAGCGCGGCGGACCGGTGCGTCGTGCCTGGTTGGCCGCCAGCCTGAAGGCCGCGCAGGAGGACTTCGAGGGGCGCCTGGTCATCCGGCACGGTGACCCGGCCACCGTCGTGCCCGCCGTCGCCACGGAGATCGAGGCCTGCTCGGTGCACGTCACCCGCGAGGTCACCCCGGCTGGGCGTCGACGTGACGAGGCGGTCCGGGATGCCTTGTCCGACAAGGACATCGACTGGGTCGAGACCGGCACGCCGTATGCCGTCGGGCCGGGTCTGGTGCGCAACGGCTCCGGTGACCCCTACAAGGTCTACACCCCCTTCCACCGTGCCTGGCACGAGCACGGCTGGCCCGAGCCCGCGGCATACCCGCGCTCGTTGGAGCTGATCGAGGTCGACGGCCACCAGAAGGCGCTCGACCTGCTCGACGTGGCCCTGCGCGAGGACGATCTGCCGACGATGCCCGAGGCGGGGGAGAAGGCGGCCCTGGCACGTTGGCGCGACTTCCGCGACGAGGCGCTGGACGACTACGACGGCGACCGCGACAGGCCGGCCAAGGACGGCACGAGCCGGCTCTCGCCCTACCTCAAGATCGGCGCGATCCACCCGCGCACGATCCTCGCTGACCTCGCCGACAAGCGTTCGCAGGGGGCGCAGACCTTCGAGCAGGAGATCGCCTGGCGCGAGTTCTACGCCGACGTGCTGCTGCAGAACCCGCGCAGCGCGTGGGCGGACCTGCGCGACGCGCTGCCCGGGATGCGCTACGACGAGCCGCAGGACGCGATCGAGGCGTGGAAGGAGGGGCGCACCGGATACCCGATCGTGGACGCGGGGATGCGTCAGCTGCGCGAGGTCGGCTGGATGCACAACCGGGTGCGGATGATCACCGCGAGCTTCCTCACCAAGGACCTGCACGTCTGGTGGCCGACAGGAGCCCGGTGGTTCCTGGACCGGCTCGTCGACGGCGACATCGCCTCCAACAACCACGGCTGGCAGTGGGTCGCCGGGACCGGCACCGACGCCTCGCCCTACTTCCGCGTCTTCAACCCGGTGACGCAGGGCGAGAAGTTCGACCCGACCGGCGACTACGTGCGGCGCTGGTTGCCCGAGCTGCGTCACCTCTCCGGCAAGGCGGCGCACCAGCCGTGGAAGGCCGACGACGGCTACGCGCACGACTACCCGGAGCGGATCGTCGACCACGCCGAGGAGCGCAAGGAGGCGCTGAGCAGGTATGAGGCCGCTCGCCGGTGA